Proteins from a single region of Parambassis ranga chromosome 16, fParRan2.1, whole genome shotgun sequence:
- the tnfrsf11b gene encoding tumor necrosis factor receptor superfamily member 6B, producing the protein MDMLSLLLLLPLFLLRGASADPAPTYQHQDQFTGRILTCVKCPPGSHMVAHCTASTPTQCAPCKDDHFTELWNYLPRCLYCNNFCTANQEVETQCTPLKNRVCRCKEGFYRADGFCVRHSECSPGSGVQTKGTPQTNTVCERCSEGFFSGSSSAQDACVKHQECAEGQTVLLHGSVYHDTVCGTCENLANGGETLRTFLTGFFSMHRMRVGRMKKFVQRYIYKSGEERSTRDTNLPKQRGPLMDHIRMWLGEAREEDLKKLPLMLKATQLNTMAEKLLKRFNEIKQQSPDCRLSWV; encoded by the exons ATGGACATG CTCTCCCTCTTACTGCTGCTcccgctcttcctcctccgcggGGCATCAGCTGATCCCGCTCCAACCTATCAGCACCAAGACCAATTTACCGGGAGAATCCTCACATGTGTCAAGTGTCCACCAGGCAGTCACATGGTCGCTCACTGCACCGCCTCCACGCCCACGCAGTGTGCGCCGTGCAAAGATGACCATTTCACCGAGCTGTGGAACTACCTCCCAAGGTGTCTGTACTGCAACAACTTCTGCACTGCGAACCAGGAGGTGGAGACGCAGTGCACTCCGCTCAAGAACAGGGTCTGCAGGTGTAAGGAGGGCTTTTACAGGGCTGATGGCTTCTGTGTCAGACACTCAGAGTGCAGCCCCGGATCCGGCGTTCAAACCAAAG GTACACCTCAAACGAACACCGTTTGTGAAAGGTGTTCAGAGGGCTTCTTTTCTGGATCATCCTCTGCGCAGGATGCGTGCGTAAAACACCAGGAATGcgcagaaggacagacagtgCTCCTACACGGCTCTGTGTATCACGACACTGTGTGCGGCACCTGTGAGAATCTTGCAAATGGAG GTGAGACGCTGAGGACGTTCCTTACAGGATTCTTCAGTATGCACAGGATGCGAGTTGGACGAATGAAGAAATTTGTTCAGAG GTATATTTATAagtcaggagaggagaggtcCACCAGGGACACAAACCTTCCCAAACAGAGAGGTCCTCTGATGGATCATATCAGGATGTGGCTGGGTGAAGCTCGAGAGGAGGACCTGAAGAAACTGCCCCTCATGCTGAAGGCCACCCAGCTCAACACCATGGCAGAAAAACTACTAAAAAGATTTAATGAGATCAAGCAGCAGAGCCCAGACTGTAGATTAAGTTGGGTTTGA